Within the Candidatus Latescibacterota bacterium genome, the region GCGAATACTTCATCGACCTTTCCAGACCCGAAATCATGCCCGATAGAGACAAGTACCCGGGGTTTCTCTGCTCTATCCTCATTGGAGATCCTTTTGATACGCCCCTTTATTTTTTCGAGCAGGATTCCCGCCTCGTTCTCGGCACCAAGGCATTGACCCAGTGTATCTATTGATCCAAGGATATCACCGACTGTCTTATTGTCCACAGTCATCGTTTTGATACCGATTCCAGAAAGATATTCAGCAGCATCTTCCTGTTCGGGAAGGAGCAATACAAGATCCGGTCGCAGAGCTGCTATGGCTTCATAATTAGTGTCAAGATAACCTCCGACCTCAGGAATGCTTTCAGTCTCAGGCGGGTAATCACAGAACCTGCTCACTCCGGCGATACGATCCCCCATCCCGAGGGCGAAAACTATCTCTGTCGTACTCGGAGATAGCGATACGATCCTGACTGGAGTCGAACCGTTACTTTCAGATGGTCGTGGTTCATTTCGGGGTTTCGAGCAGGCCTGGAGTATGAGCAGAGTCGAAAGGATAAGGAATGTCGGGAATAATATTCTCTTCGCCAGCATGAGGTCCCTCTCAGGCTTATTCTCCGATCTGTATTTTCTAATGCTTCTTCTACGCTTAAAAAGATTAGTTAGCATTAATTTTTACTAAATATATAGCAAGGACTTGTGTGATTCACTTCATGTTATTTATTGGCAAGGCGCTCCATCGCCTCATCGAACCCGTCTTTTCCCGAAAGCATCACAGTGCCCGCAGGGTATCTCGACGATGCTATAGAACACAATTCACCAGAAAGATCTCTGATCTCCCATTGTGCGTGTGTATCACTTCTCAATCTGGAAAAATGATACAACTCCCTAAGGTTCATATTTATAAGCACTCGTCTCCTGTGGGCATTAGTCAGGACATATTCGGCAAGGATCCTGTCCGTGGAAGCGATCTTCCTGTAAAGTCTTTCAGCCCTTTGTACAGCTTTTCGAAAAACAGATACAGCACGTCCCTTTTTAACTGTCGAGGGGACGACACATCCAAGGCCCGTATCGTAAGGTTGTACGATCTGTGTCGTCATCCTGTGTCGTTTAAGCTGAGCGTAACAGGACGCCGAGACCTTGACTTCGAAAAGCAACTGAATGTTCTCAAACTCTCTCCACACGCTGTCATGAGGCTTAATGAGCTTCAGTGTCTCGCATATCATATCACTTATCTCACTCTTACTCATCGAACGGGCTATTTCGAGAGCGGCAGAATATGATATCGACGAACTGGAAAAGACCAGTCCCGCTGCCAGCTTTTCATCGCCTGACGCCGTGCATGTGACCAGGTTCGCCATTTTTCCATCGTCACCGATCCTCTTCCCATCACGTGCGAGCCGTTTCCTGATTCTCGGGATCGACTTGAAATATTCGGTAGGCTCGGGATATTTTACAAGTGAGGGCGCAACATTGCCTGCTATCGATGATAGTTTTCCAGCAAATTCCCTCAGCTCCTGAAGGGGGTGTGAGGCAAGCCTGCTGATCATATACTCCGCCTCTCTGCCGTTCAGAGTCATACCCAGTTGAGCGCTGGTGGCAAGTGGCATCAGATATCTGGCATCTTCTCTCGCCACATATTTGTCTTCGCCTGAGGCTTCGATCCTGCGATAGACTTCTTCGTAGGCTTCCGATAGATAATCGATCAGATTCAGAAATACATCCCTGTATTCGCTTTCTGATATCTCTTTTGGGATCACAAAATCCCGCCCCAGTTTTATATAACGCTGGGATTTTTCCGTGTATGATGCCAACCTGAAATGCTCTATATATTCCACGGCCAGCCTCGATACACCCATGATATCGAAGTTGAAGACGGCATGCTCGGCCACCGATGAATGCCCGAGACCGAATATTATGGTCTCATTCGATCTGCGTGCTTTCTCGACCCGGGTCCTCGCTTCCTTCCGAAGCGTATCGACATTTCTCGGATCCCTGCTGATCCTGGCATACGCCGCCGAGATCACTTCAGGTGTCATCTCCAACCCGAGTGTATCTCCAGCTTTCTTTATCATGTCGGATTCTACATTGTATCCAGCGAGGATCACCCTCATGACTTCTCCATATCCCGATTATTAAAAATCAAAGAATATCGTCCCGTAAAATTTCCATTCTTTACCCTCATACGTCCTCAGACCTTCTATGAAGGGATCTACATACTTGATCTCATTAAAACCATATGCCCCTTCGAAAGAAACGGCGAGGGGATAATTGTAGAATGAGAAACCTTTCATCCGAAGTTCAAAGCCGGCATCCTTCATGTTATGATCGAGGTCGAATTTGTCTTCGTCCCAGGCCTTTCCAGCTTCAACGAAGACCGCACCATACACAGACCCGAGGTATGTGGACATCATTTGCCAGTTTATATTCCGCCAGATCGGAAACCTGTAGGTCAGGCGTGCCATTGCGTTTTTCTTGCCGCCCATGCTGTAATACGAATATCCCCTCATACCGTCGCGGCTACCCAGAAAAAGGTTGAAAAAATCGTCGACCTCTTTCTTATCTATAAATCCACCTTTTACAAATAGAGCGAGTGAATGCGACCAGAACGGTACAGGAATAAATTCCTCATAATGCAGGTAGTATCTTCCAAAATTATTTACATCATAAAATGGTTTAAAATTATATTCGAATTCCCCTGAAGAGAGGTTGTTCCAGGCTCTGGTCAATTCGAGGCTTATCCTTCTTCCCTTCCTGGGGTTTATATCAGACTCTACACCCGATCCTATATTCCAGTAGTTGAGGATAAGGGAGACTTCATTTGACTTGTAATAGTTCCAGCCAAGCTCCATATCGATATCTTCAGCCTCCCAGGCGTTGATATTAAGTCCGTACTCCCCATGATTAAACCTGAGGACCGCGTCTTTTCTCTTTCTGGCGGATGGTTCGTCGAACTCGAACATGCAACTGAAGAAGACGTCCCACAGGTCGTACCTCACCTGCACGTTTCCCAGAGCCTCTTCATAATATTTATAGTACTTTCTGGCCGAATAGAAATTAACCGCGAAGGTCGGTTTGAACTGCCTGGTCTCGATACCTGCCTGGATATTGTATTCCTTGTCGTCATTGATAGAGCCCGAAGCGTAAAAGTTCTGGCGGTCCAGGTAGTCCCTCGTATCCAAAGTCAGGCCGATCCTCGGCTTCTTATCGTAATACATAAGCCTCGGGAAGAGATAGATCGGTGTATACTTGATATCATAATCATGTGCTTCACTGATTTTCTTATCAAGTTCATAGTAGTCGTACAATGCCCCGGTCCCGTCGGCAGTACGGAGTCGGCAGATATAGTTGGATCTATTTTCCATTACTTCTCGTTCTTCAGGTATCGCGCTGCCAGAGATGGCCTTGCCTCTCCAATCCTCTATCTTTCGGATACCATAACCGTCCCTGCCGTAAGATGAGAACAACAGACCTTCATTGTGACTTACCGGGGAGAAAGCGCCGCCGAGAAGATTTGTCACCATCTGGTCATCACCGTGACAGGATTCTCTATGGTATATATTGAATATCCCTGTCCTGTCACTGGCATAGAAATATCCTGATCCTGAATCATCCCAGGACGGGTCGCGTTCATCGGCCAGTTTCCCGACCAGAACAGTATCCGTTCTTGTGACGGGGTCGATCAGCACGATATCCCTGGTCGTGCCGTTGAACCTCGACGTCAATATCCCCCGGTCGCTCCACGAAAGCCCATGATATCTGTATCCTCTTTCACCGGAAACAAGGAGTTTCACATCACGATTGTCGACATAGAATGCCACATCGACGAGTACGATATCTTCTTTTCCGTCCCCGGTCCTTACAGCCGCGATCGATCCTCCGTCAGGTGAGAACTCGGGATCCACCACTCTTAATCCACGAGTAAGTCTTTCTTCTTTTTCTGTATTCAAATCGAAGATAAAGATATCATTTATCTCATATCCATGAGGATTGTCATCGCTCCTTTTTGCATAGCAGAGCTTACTACCATCCTTCGATATACCCGGCCTGGAGTTCACATCTTCCGAGATAATTCTCGTGCTGCCATCTGATTCCAGGCAGACGAGATCCATCCCCATGTAATCACGACCCATATTTGAAAGATAGTAGACCTTCCCGCCTGCTGCGGATACTACAGGAAAGAGATTCATATAACCTTCGCCGGCAAATCTTACGCCCTCTATCCACCTCTCCTGTATCATTTCCCTCACATGGATATACTCGGTCTCCATACTGTCTTTCCATCGTCTGTAAAGCTCGGAAGAGGATATTCCAAGAGTTTTCCTGCATGCTCCTTCGAATCCTGACCTGTTCCATATCTTGAAATATTCCCAGAAACTTGCTGGTCTGGAGTACCAGGCCTTGTGAGCTTCCAGAAGTTCCCCGAGGCTTTCCCGCCCGAATTCCTGCGAGATAAACTTCACAAGCGAATAACCCTGATTATATACAAGCTCTGACTCAAGCGAGTTCTTGCCGAAGACCCCCATCTCATCAAGAGAAAGAAGCCCTTTCTCAAGCACGGCGATCCTGAGAAGCATATCCCTGTGACTATCCCATATATCGTTTCTGGATGTCGGGCACTGAAATTGGGCGACTCCTTCAGCGAACCAGCTCGGAATTGTCACACCCGCGATCGGAAGAGATCCCTGGAAATTGGGATACCCGGTGATCACATCTGGTCTTTTCTCTCTTTCAAATGTGATTCCCTGCAGATAGATCGAAGGCAGCCATCTCGGCATCTTCATCGCGGACCTTATCGTCACCATATGAGTGAATTCGTGGGTCAGAACGTTTCTCAGCCAGTCTGCAGTTCCACGTAGATGGAATTCATAATCCGAAGCATCAAGATCTATCCTGTTGAGGTAAAAATAGGCAGCTCCGGCCGATCTATCATCGTTGTCATGGAGGTTTATATAGACTCTATCGAGTTCATAATCATAGAACTCCGTAACAGGGCCATATATCTCTTCCGCTATCCTTGCGACCTCCCGGGCGCTCCACTCTTCCCCCTCATGAAAATGAACAGAGAAATGTTCGGTCTCTATGCTCTTCCACTTGATTTCAGTCCTGTTCCAGGCGGCAAGGGCGTCAGGTATAGAGAGTAATACTATTGCAGCCGTTGCAGCCGCAAATAACTTCCCTGATTTAATAAGTCTGACCATGTTCTGCTCCGTCGCTTTTAAATGGTTCAGGGGACGGCCGCTAAATATAACACATGGTGAAGCCCGATTCTTCAAAAATCGGGCTTCACCATTTAAAAGCTGCATTCTATGCTACGACTTGCCAACAGACGGGGAGGTCTATCGTCCGCTGACCTTTTTCAGGTACCTGTAAATATCACTGTCAGTAGTCATGATCACCCTGGAATTCGCACCCATGGACTCCTTGTAGACATCAAGAGTCTGCAGGAATGAATAGAACTCGGGATCCTTGCGATATGCCTCGGCATAGATCTTGGTTGCCCTGGCATCAGCCTCGCCCCTGATCTCCTTTGCCTTCTTGTAGGCTTCTGACTGTATCCTGTTCAGTTCCCTTTCTTTCATACCGACGATCTCGGCTTTCTTTCCCTCACCCTCTGAACGATACTTCGAAGCTACTCTCTGGCGTTCGGATATCATTCGTTCGTACACCTTTTTCCGCACATCCTCGATGTAGTTAAGTCTCTTTATCTGGACGTCGAGAAGTTCGAT harbors:
- a CDS encoding FAD-dependent thymidylate synthase, with the protein product MRVILAGYNVESDMIKKAGDTLGLEMTPEVISAAYARISRDPRNVDTLRKEARTRVEKARRSNETIIFGLGHSSVAEHAVFNFDIMGVSRLAVEYIEHFRLASYTEKSQRYIKLGRDFVIPKEISESEYRDVFLNLIDYLSEAYEEVYRRIEASGEDKYVAREDARYLMPLATSAQLGMTLNGREAEYMISRLASHPLQELREFAGKLSSIAGNVAPSLVKYPEPTEYFKSIPRIRKRLARDGKRIGDDGKMANLVTCTASGDEKLAAGLVFSSSSISYSAALEIARSMSKSEISDMICETLKLIKPHDSVWREFENIQLLFEVKVSASCYAQLKRHRMTTQIVQPYDTGLGCVVPSTVKKGRAVSVFRKAVQRAERLYRKIASTDRILAEYVLTNAHRRRVLINMNLRELYHFSRLRSDTHAQWEIRDLSGELCSIASSRYPAGTVMLSGKDGFDEAMERLANK
- a CDS encoding ABC transporter substrate-binding protein; this translates as MLAKRILFPTFLILSTLLILQACSKPRNEPRPSESNGSTPVRIVSLSPSTTEIVFALGMGDRIAGVSRFCDYPPETESIPEVGGYLDTNYEAIAALRPDLVLLLPEQEDAAEYLSGIGIKTMTVDNKTVGDILGSIDTLGQCLGAENEAGILLEKIKGRIKRISNEDRAEKPRVLVSIGHDFGSGKVDEVFA